One Leishmania major strain Friedlin complete genome, chromosome 29 DNA segment encodes these proteins:
- a CDS encoding conserved hypothetical protein (previous protein_id=AAZ09577.1): MSADSHAERFERVTVYVDIAAAANTPEEGRGDVEEAAVLLELIQASAAAVTGQLVVVDSRSLVSAEEQARPSLSPEAATGTASEATSLSMSTTLQLLRYWQAEEADVYTRDVNNTVPFMRAWECLITSKNTRDGAVTYALHRRQMPVLSLALAQAGASTRTPKSAVEELLYTCVPSGATQEEKRDAVVRFFTFPPELGAYVVAPSVSAAGEAKPPRYSEAGPASASTAAAAAAATAAAVVVVNKDGYPVHLPWTPSLLPPPPVRFAGVLREWCLADSAQMEMLRRRNPLLPGALAAFHRYENRGLLRSALQRGYRVEVAEVAESDEDAASAEDRVHRFADLSITNNAEADSQRKQAAAAATLRNFESTWLDLPLPQAQP, from the coding sequence ATGTCGGCAGACTCCCACGCGGAAAGGTTTGAGCGGGTCACTGTCTACGTGGACATTGCAGCTGCAGCAAACACACcggaggaggggcgaggggacgttgaggaggcggcggtgctgctggagctgatTCAAGCttctgccgcagcggtcACTGGCCAGCTCGTTGTCGTGGATAGCAGGAGTCTTGTGTCTGCCGAAGAGCAGGCAAGGCCTTCTTTGTCACCGGAGGCAGCtaccggcaccgcctctgaGGCCACGTCGTTGAGCATGTCTACCACACTGCAACTGCTGCGTTACTggcaggcggaggaggcagaTGTGTACACACGTGATGTTAACAACACCGTTCCCTTTATGCGGGCGTGGGAGTGCTTGATCACATCCAAGAACACACGAGACGGCGCCGTGACGTACGCGCTGCATCGTCGACAGATGCCGGTGCTGTCGCTGGCGCTAGCGCAGGCCGGCGCGTCTACGCGGACGCCAAAGAGCGCCGTGGAGGAACTGCTTTACACCTGTGTGCCAAGCGGTGCCACACAGGAGGAGAAACGCGACGCCGTCGTTCGCTTCTTCACGTTTCCGCCCGAGTTGGGCGCCTACGTTGTGGCGCCGTCCGTGAGCGCCGCAGGCGAAGCAAAGCCTCCCCGCTACTCCGAGGCTGGCCCTGCGAGTGCTtctacggctgctgctgctgctgcggctacggcggcggcggtggtggtggtgaacaAGGACGGCTACCCGGTGCACCTGCCGTGGACCCcgtctctgctgccgccaccgcctgtgCGCTTTGCTGGTGTCTTGCGAGAATGGTGCTTGGCGGACAGTGCGCAGATGGAgatgctgcggcggcgcaacCCACTTCTCCCGGGTGCTCTGGCTGCCTTTCATCGGTACGAAAATCGGGGACTGCTGCGCAGTGCTCTGCAGCGTGGGTACCGTgtcgaggtggcggaggtggcagAGAGCGATGAGGACGCCGCGTCGGCAGAGGACCGGGTGCACAGGTTTGCGGATCTATCTATCACCAACAACGCCGAAGCGGACTCACAGAGGAagcaggcagcggccgcagccacCTTGAGGAACTTCGAGTCGACATGGCTAgacctgccgctgccgcaggcccAGCCGTAA
- a CDS encoding conserved hypothetical protein (previous protein_id=AAZ09578.1) has protein sequence MSKINATYSSGYYIAPDVDFRKLEEQQRQEQRGKRKHGGADDGGDDNVKRQTFAIPFDLICEHCHRRIARGSHVYANRRATDKRYLDSIRIWELEILCRFCKSKYYLRTDPETPKDTGGYICEKGCKRVEGDFYSLNKQNQAAREEWEKAKAEAELNPLAALERENEAARELEERNRQIEEAVEERAGHNDGDLLTMLRSRPRRTEVRANALDDDEDADDSGKTGMAPSSTGAEPASSPPSSSSIAFPLPKAFPLGGDSDGGGSGGEDKEDADERAFREFNEDMERRWRTLERQQRARQRQQEQQSTVAETTTPADQDELRRVLARYGGDRRVAAETVTTTLVQVQKPNALQAPASASCPTPITTSAPAVAPKKSSIKQNKFFVYNSDNDGDIDDADAEVSLLSRPRGPLPLKPTFANAARATSAVSITAGATSCAQPASRFAAPAGASQPHPPPRKDGSSLLRRLVDDEDDEDGAD, from the coding sequence ATGTCCAAGATCAATGCGACGTACAGCTCCGGCTACTACATCGCCCCTGATGTCGATTTTCGAAAGCTTGAGGAACAGCAGCGTcaggagcagcgcggcaagcgcaAGCACGGGggtgccgacgacggcggtgacgaCAATGTCAAGCGGCAGACGTTTGCCATTCCGTTCGATCTGATCTGCGAGCACTGCCACCGACGCATCGCTCGCGGCAGTCACGTCTACGCCAATCGACGGGCCACCGACAAGCGCTACCTCGACAGCATCCGCATCTGGGAACTGGAGATATTGTGCCGCTTCTGCAAGAGCAAGTATTACCTGCGCACCGACCCGGAGACCCCCAAGGACACGGGCGGCTACATCTGCGAGAAGGGCTGCAAGCGAGTCGAGGGCGACTTCTACTCCCTCAACAAGCAGAACCAAGCGGCGCGGGAGGAAtgggagaaggcgaaggcggaggcagagctgaacccgctggcggcgctggaaaGAGAAAACGAAGCAGCCCGTGAACTGGAGGAGCGCAACCGCCAGATTGAAGAAGCAgtggaggagcgcgccgGACACAATGATGGGGACCTGCTCACaatgctgcgcagccgcccccgccgcacCGAAGTGCGTGCAAATGCGCtagacgacgacgaagacgcggATGACAGCGGCAAGACGGGCATGGCACCGAGTTCTACAGGTGCGGAGCCAGCATCGTCACCGCCGTCATCATCGTCCATCGCTTTCCCCTTGCCCAAAGCCTTCCCGCTTGGCGGCGAcagtgacggcggcggaagcgGAGGCGAGGACAAGGAGGACGCCGATGAACGTGCTTTCCGAGAATTCAACGAGGACATGGAGCGACGCTGGCGTACCCTggagcgccagcagcgcgcgcggcagcggcaacaggagcagcagagcacCGTAGCCGAGACGACGACACCAGCTGATCAGGATGAACTGaggcgtgtgctggcgcgcTACGGCGGCGATCGCCGCGTCGCAGCGGAGACAGTGACAACCACGCTGGTGCAGGTGCAGAAGCCGAATGCACTCCAGGCCCCGGCTAGCGCGTCGTGTCCAACACCCATCACCACATCGGCACCAGCCGTTGCACCCAAGAAGAGCAGCATCAAGCAAAACAAGTTCTTCGTTTACAACAGCGACAATGACGGCGACATCGACGACGCAGACGCTGAAGTGTCGCTGCTCTCCCGCCCGCGTGGACCTCTACCGTTGAAGCCAACCTTTGCTAACGCGGCTcgtgccaccagcgccgtctcTATTACCGCAGGAGCGACGTCGTGTGCGCAGCCCGCCTCTCGCTTCGCAGCCCCTGCTGGCGCCTCACAGCCACACCCGCCGCCACGGAAAGACGGCAGCTCtcttctgcgccgcctcgtcgacgaTGAGGATGACGAGGATGGTGCTGACTGA